A stretch of DNA from Cryptomeria japonica chromosome 4, Sugi_1.0, whole genome shotgun sequence:
gagaagggaccggtactgaatctggcattgaagatgctattgtaaagtagtacaagttattggattagtataatccttattgtaagtcagcgtgacttcccattgagcagtgagctctaggcagttggccttcctgcatgtgcaggcccccttttgtaagtaatattctcttattggccagtgagtgaatattgtgggtcacaaatcccaccaaggtttttcccacaccgggtttcctcgttaaacatcttgtgttatggtgtacttttcatgtggatattcttgattctgtttattgcattatttcttgcataccggtacactgttatattatgttctgcatgttttaacttaagaaattcttattactagttagatattgattcaccccccccctctcagtatctgtgggacccctaacaaagaGTCTTTAAAAATTCTCTTGCTCCTCTCTTTCCAGATATGCCATGCTATCAGAGAGGGACCAACAAGCCATATATCACtccattttgatttttggtatgtcGGCCATGATATTAGGAAATCTAGTAGTGATTCATTTCTTACTGTGGTGAAGTTGATTTTATCAAAGAACCAGCTCCAACATGCATCCGCGATCGGGTACGTATACAACAAGTGATTGGTAGTTTCCTTTGCATTTTTATACGTGATGCACCAGTTGGTTCATGAAATCCCAATATGTTTCAGTCTCTCCCTAGTTAGGATTCAGTTATGGAGAGCTATCCAGAGAAAAGTGTCAGCTTTTAGAAGGAGTTTCTTGTTCCAGCAAAGCATATGAGGCCATGTCAATGTGGTGCCACTCTCTCTCTGGGCAAGGTATCCCAAATTAACCTTGTATTCTCCAGATTTAGATCCACACCAAATTATACTGTCATCCGCATTGGATATAGGGATATGTCTAGACCTTAGAATGCTTTGCAAGAGATCGCAAAGAAACAAATTCCCTATGTTTACTTGCTTCCATCTTCTGATAGAACCATTTTGAGGATCCACCtcgaaataattgcatacataatccCCATATTGGGACTCGACCATTTGAATCCATGTCAGGTCCTTAATAATATCATAGATTGCCACCTCGCCATTCCAAGAATCATACCAGAATTTTGCAGTGCGCCCATCCCCAATCTGCCATGAGATATGTTATGTGATTATGTGCCTAGATTGCCATAAAAAGTTCCAGGTGGCAGATCCCTTGGTCATGTTTTCTAGAGTTAAAATTCTGTTAGGCTCATCAAAATCCAGGCACTTCATTCTAAAAATTGTGTACCAAAGCCTCTGGGGTTCATGATACATTTTCCACACAAGTTTGGCACCTAGTGCCAAGTTCTGCAATTCCATCTTGCAGAGTCCAGCTCCACCCAACTCCTTCAAAAGGCACATCATTTCCCAGTTGATAAGCGAGATCCTTTTGGCATCCTTAGCCCCATCCCATATGAATTTCCTCAATAGATTGTCCAACTTTCTTGCATAATTCTGAGGCAACTTGAAACATGATAGGGGATGGTAGATAAAACCGCTCGAACCATGGTCAAACGCCCTACCTGTGACAGCCAGCAGTTCTTCTATGACTGTGCTTTGGCTTCGCATGATTGATGGACGTCCTCCCAAGTCTGGGTTTGTCGACATCCTTTGTCGATTCTAACGCGAAGGTATTTTAGTGGAAATTCTGCGATCTTAATTCCCATGAGCCCTGATATTCATGATTGGGTCTGTCGATTGGTGTTACAGAAGAAGAGCTGGGATTTGTCTTTATTCATAATATACCCTGAGCATTCCGAATATTATTCAATTGTTTCCAATTTACTCTTTGCTTCGGACAAGGTGGCTTCTCCAAAAATCATAGTGTCATCGATGAATTATGTATGAGTGATATTGTCTAGCTGATCATGGATCCAAATACCCCTCCATACACCATTCACATGCCTTTTCTGAATCAGATTCTCTAATACGTCTGCCATTAGTACAAACAGGGCAGGAGACAAGGGGTCGCCCTGCCTTAAGCCATTCGATGCCAGAAAGAAACCACATACATTGCCATTCACCAAGATTGAGAACTTTACCATGGAGATACATTGTTTGATACATTTGATCCATGTAGAAGGAAATCCAAATCGTTTCAGAACACAAATAAGAAAATTCCATAGGACTCGATCATAGGCCTTTTCTACATCCAATTTTATAGCCATCTCATTCAAATTTTCTTTGTGCATTGAGTGAATTACCTCGGATACCAGGATGATGCTGTCTGAGATTTCTCTGCCTGGAGTGAAACCATTTTGGTTTTCTGATATAAGCTTCAGCAGTAGTTTCTTTAGTCTCTCTGCCATAGCCTTCGCAATAATTTTATAAATTGTGTTACACAAGGATATTGATCTATAATCCTTCATTGATGTGCAATTTGATTTCTTCAGAATGAGTGCAATCAAAGTGTGGTTGATTTTGCTGACAAATTTCTTCTTTTTGCGCAATTCCTCCACAATCGTCCAAATGTCATATCCCAGGAAATCCCAACATTTCTATATATACTCAACATTGATCCCATCAGGTCCAGGAGCCTTATGCGAGTGTAGGGTGAAGGCAGCCAACTTAACTTCTTCCAACAAATAGGGAGCAACAAGCATTTGTCAGTCCATGTCTGAAACAAAAGTATTTATAACCTCATTGACTAGTGGGAAATCAGATCCTTGGAGTCCCTGTGGATCACCCAAAATTTTCCTAAAGTGTTCTTTTGCAACCTGTTCAATCTCCTTGTCTGTGCACACCCGATTTCCATTGCTATCCAGTACAAAACATATCCTTTTAGCACTTCTTCTAGTTTTGACTGATGCATGGAAGAAAGATGTGTTTAGATCTCCCTCGGCGATCCAATTTTCATGCGATTTCTCCTTCCAGTAAATCTGCTCATGAGTTAGAATCTCCGCATACTATTTTTTTAGTAGTTTTTCCTTTTCAAACTCCGTGTTGGTCATACCATTGGCTATAACTTGATTATTTAATTCTTCCATTGTAGCCTCAATTCTAAGATTATTAGAAAAAACACTTTTGAAGGTGTATTTGTTCCATTCTTTTAGTTTCCTTTTCACAAATTGCATACGTTTGGTGAACCTATAACTAGGTGAGCCAACAAAAATGTTACTTTCAGTCCACCAGTCTTTGAGATGGTCCAGTAGAGAAGAATCCTACCACCACATATTGAGgaatttgaaataaattttccTATCGGCTTGTTCATGGGAGATTGAGAGTGTGATGGGGAAGTGGTTCGAGCCGCTTTGTGGTTCAATTTTGGTTTCCATGGCATGACTACTCATCATCCACCATTCCCCCATAAAAAATCTATCCAGACGTTCTGATATATTTGAGAAGTTAAGCCTCCGATTGTTCCAAGTGAACTTTCCATTCTTTGGAATGATGTCGATGAGTCTGCAATTGTCCATAAACAGCCTGAAATCCTCAATGACTTTGGTAGGCTTTCTTATCCCACCAGCCTTATCATTTAGATCCAATATGGTATTGAAGTCTCCAGCCATAATGACCTTCCCTAAATCATTTATCTTAGCCTGTATGGTGATTTCGTTCCATATCCTTAGTCCTGATAGGACCATAAATGTTGAAGAGAGGAAAGCATAGGCTTGACTTCTTACATTTGATGGAGCAAGCCATCCAGAAATCACTGGATGCAATTAGCCCAACCTCCATGTTGTTTGAATTCCACAGGATCTGAAGACCCCCCGCAGAACCATTTGCAGTAGAACTTTTTGAACTCATCCaccttttcaccttttatttttgtctcttgaagTAGGATTACACCAGGGTTCATCTTGGTCAAAGCTCTTTTCACCAAGCGTCTTTTGTCAGGGGCAGAAagtcccctgacattccatgaggaGATCTTCATTGTTCTCCAAGGGAGGCCTTTCCTCCCTTGGATACTTTCAAGTAGTTCAAGACACTAACCAAACCTTTCTCCCCAACTCTATGCTCTCTAATAGTTTTATGGCTCTTTCATCCCTTAATACCTTTACATGTGCCCAGTAGTGTGTTCATTGATTGACTGATACATCTTGGTTCAAGGTTCCCCAATTCATCTAAATTTTCATTGCAATTGGATGGGAGGGAGGATTCGGATCCTGCCACAGAGATACCATCTTCCAAACTGGCCACCTCATGGGTTTGAGGTTGTTTTGTATTGTGTTCCGAATTTGGTTCATTATCAGGTGCTACCTTTGCAGAGGGATTAGGCAACACAGTCACATTTTCTACATGTTGccttgtttttgtctttttctttccagGCTTGTTTCAGATTTTTGTTATTTTTGTTATGCACTTTACTTGAATAAACTCCGCATCTCTCCGTGGTATGGAAATGACAACCACATCTCTTGCATGTGGAAATCTCATTTT
This window harbors:
- the LOC131077396 gene encoding secreted RxLR effector protein 78-like, translated to MAERLKKLLLKLISENQNGFTPGREISDSIILVSEVIHSMHKENLNEMAIKLDVEKAYDRVLWNFLICVLKRFGFPSTWIKCIKQCISMVKFSILVNGNVCGFFLASNGLRQGDPLSPALFVLMADVLENLIQKRHVNGVWRGIWIHDQLDNITHT